In Dermochelys coriacea isolate rDerCor1 chromosome 10, rDerCor1.pri.v4, whole genome shotgun sequence, one DNA window encodes the following:
- the FAHD1 gene encoding acylpyruvase FAHD1, mitochondrial, with product MASSKPLAKFWEWGRNIICVGRNYAEHAKEMKNALPSEPLFFLKPSSAYVREGDPIIKPYYCNNLHHEVELGVVIGKKAHAVSQKAAMDYVAGYALCLDMTARDTQAECKKKGLPWTLAKGFNTSCPVSDFVPKEKIPDPHKLQIWLKVNGELRQEGETSSMIFSIPFIISYISEIITLEEGDLILTGSPKGVSAVQEHDEIQAGINGILSMQFKVAQQSR from the coding sequence ATGGCCTCTTCCAAGCCTTTGGCTAAGTTCTGGGAATGGGGCAGAAACATCATCTGCGTGGGGAGGAATTATGCAGAGCATGCCAAGGAGATGAAAAATGCTCTCCCCAGCGAGCCCCTTTTTTTCCTGAAGCCTTCCTCAGCCTATGTCCGGGAAGGAGACCCCATTATCAAGCCTTATTACTGCAACAATCTGCACCATGAGGTGGAGCTGGGAGTGGTAATTGGGAAGAAAGCCCATGCTGTCTCCCAGAAGGCTGCTATGGACTACGTGGCAGGTTATGCCCTGTGCTTGGACATGACAGCCAGGGACACCCAAGCTGAGTGCAAGAAAAAGGGCCTTCCCTGGACCTTAGCCAAGGGCTTCAATACCTCGTGTCCTGTTAGTGATTTTGTGCCCAAGGAAAAGATACCAGACCCACACAAGCTGCAGATCTGGCTCAAGGTAAATGGCGAGCTGAGGCAAGAAGGAGAAACCTCTTCTATGATCTTCTCTATCCCCTTCATCATCAGTTATATCAGTGAAATAATCACACTGGAAGAAGGGGATCTGATTTTGACAGGTAGTCCCAAAGGTGTTTCTGCTGTACAGGAGCATGATGAAATACAAGCTGGAATAAACGGCATCCTCAGTATGCAGTTTAAGGTGGCCCAGCAATCGCGCTGA